Proteins found in one Novosphingobium humi genomic segment:
- a CDS encoding PD-(D/E)XK nuclease family protein yields the protein MFADCYLRLGKAPFASAAPLTVSLLSSLYALPARGEAPLRPVLEALGEGHPWSESLTIAPEQSAAAVGAMLRHVMMAAPGLDPARVDVSVLVPGSRARAHLGALVDLWRAHPETMPADLQVLGDLLACGAGDALQPMAILHRRDDPRHSPLERAVLDHLESHHGATGPEDTDYQRLIAAPLAPAAPDACLLGHVQRHLLDPAGGRAAADDSLAILSVRDSMAEAEAAAAIIQRWLAQDGVAPGDIGVILPHGADYALALGEVFARAGLLASNMPGVAARRNIGAEAVLHFLQCRRRPAPAMALASLYCSPALCWGGDVGNALARAAMEGDFEPQAARALTGRAGALFGLIRSAPPANNGQLKEHLRRFRSLLSEDEAMAEDVLEAKGHLARLTAALAAAPDKGEPDWEKLIPLAAAYQAIAAQRGPRYLGAIDVLHAHEAPTRRYRKLLVLGFNDGAYPAPPSGNPFFLDSEVAQIAQATGLELPSQASQLDAAQALFARQIGAAGEQAILLLSERDRGGAGLAPSSSLPLVARLVDGADDPEKLVHPLARGEGTIWDRLIDWRARPEFKSAKTPEIPVHYHFDTNLLALRKKEDGTARAQSPSRLEKLLVSPLAWLLGELGATHVAWAPEGLDVMLRGSLAHEVFEHLFAPGRDHPDDDAIAARVPELLAERIRAIAPFLQSAAWAVERMALESEIIAAARHWSMVLGALGAEIVGNEFWLSGEVLGHPVHGMADCLLRLPDGQPVVVDYKKSSSGTRRQRLTKGYDLQVDLYRRMNVRVDEKSSEGVARIAQVLTEWGRLPAVAYHTLNDGNVLMNGADGVNSEHVEAIGGDIAQHALLLLKARFEALRSGRIDTNTTADEAYFRKEAALGTYALADSPLVAAFMREDEAPSVELTEASHD from the coding sequence ATGTTTGCAGATTGCTATCTCCGGCTGGGCAAGGCCCCCTTTGCCAGCGCCGCGCCGCTGACCGTGTCCTTGCTTTCCAGCCTTTACGCCCTGCCCGCGCGGGGCGAGGCGCCCTTGCGCCCTGTTCTGGAGGCTCTGGGCGAGGGGCACCCGTGGAGCGAGAGCCTGACCATCGCTCCCGAACAGAGTGCGGCGGCGGTGGGGGCGATGCTGCGCCATGTGATGATGGCCGCGCCGGGGCTTGATCCGGCGCGGGTCGATGTATCGGTGCTGGTGCCGGGATCGCGGGCGCGGGCGCATCTGGGGGCGCTGGTCGATCTGTGGCGCGCCCATCCTGAAACCATGCCCGCCGACCTGCAAGTGCTGGGCGATCTGCTTGCCTGCGGGGCGGGCGATGCGTTGCAGCCTATGGCCATCCTGCACCGCCGCGACGATCCGCGCCACAGCCCGCTGGAGCGCGCCGTGCTGGATCATCTCGAATCCCATCATGGGGCGACAGGGCCGGAGGATACCGATTATCAACGGCTGATCGCCGCGCCGCTGGCCCCTGCCGCGCCGGATGCTTGCCTGCTGGGCCATGTTCAGCGCCATTTGCTCGATCCGGCAGGCGGGCGCGCGGCGGCCGATGACAGTCTGGCCATTCTCTCGGTCCGCGACAGCATGGCCGAGGCGGAGGCCGCCGCCGCGATCATCCAGCGCTGGCTGGCGCAGGATGGGGTGGCGCCGGGTGATATTGGCGTGATCCTGCCCCATGGCGCGGACTATGCGCTGGCGCTGGGCGAGGTGTTTGCACGGGCTGGTTTGCTGGCGTCGAACATGCCCGGCGTGGCGGCGCGGCGCAATATCGGGGCCGAGGCGGTGCTGCATTTCCTGCAATGCCGTCGCCGCCCTGCGCCCGCCATGGCGCTGGCCTCGCTCTATTGTTCGCCGGCGCTCTGCTGGGGGGGCGATGTGGGCAATGCGCTGGCCCGCGCCGCGATGGAGGGGGATTTTGAACCTCAAGCTGCCCGCGCCCTGACCGGGCGGGCGGGCGCGCTCTTTGGTCTGATCCGTTCGGCCCCGCCGGCCAACAACGGCCAGCTTAAGGAGCATCTGCGCCGGTTCCGCAGCTTGCTGAGCGAAGATGAGGCGATGGCCGAGGATGTGCTGGAGGCAAAGGGCCATCTGGCGCGCCTGACCGCCGCCCTTGCCGCCGCGCCCGACAAGGGCGAGCCGGATTGGGAAAAGCTGATCCCGCTGGCCGCCGCCTATCAGGCGATAGCGGCGCAGCGTGGGCCGCGCTATCTGGGCGCGATCGACGTGCTGCACGCGCATGAGGCCCCCACGCGGCGCTATCGCAAGCTGTTGGTGCTGGGCTTTAACGATGGCGCCTATCCGGCGCCGCCTTCGGGCAATCCGTTCTTTCTGGACAGCGAAGTGGCCCAGATCGCGCAGGCCACCGGGCTTGAACTGCCCTCGCAGGCCAGCCAGCTTGACGCCGCGCAGGCGCTGTTTGCGCGCCAGATCGGCGCGGCGGGCGAACAGGCCATCCTGCTGTTGAGCGAGCGCGACCGAGGCGGGGCGGGGCTTGCGCCTTCCTCCAGCCTGCCCTTGGTGGCGCGATTGGTGGATGGGGCCGATGATCCGGAAAAGCTGGTGCATCCGCTGGCGCGGGGCGAGGGCACGATCTGGGACCGGCTGATCGACTGGCGCGCGCGGCCGGAGTTCAAATCGGCCAAGACGCCCGAAATCCCGGTTCATTACCATTTCGACACCAACCTTTTGGCCCTGCGCAAAAAGGAGGACGGCACTGCGCGCGCGCAAAGCCCCAGCCGCCTTGAAAAGCTGCTGGTCAGCCCGCTGGCCTGGCTGCTGGGCGAATTGGGCGCGACGCATGTGGCATGGGCGCCCGAAGGGCTGGACGTGATGCTGCGCGGATCGCTGGCGCATGAGGTGTTTGAGCATCTTTTTGCGCCGGGCCGCGACCATCCCGATGATGACGCGATTGCCGCGCGCGTGCCCGAATTGCTGGCCGAGCGCATCCGCGCCATCGCGCCTTTCCTGCAAAGCGCGGCTTGGGCGGTCGAACGCATGGCGCTGGAATCGGAAATCATCGCGGCGGCGCGGCACTGGTCGATGGTGCTGGGCGCGCTGGGGGCCGAGATTGTCGGCAATGAGTTCTGGCTCTCGGGCGAAGTGCTGGGCCATCCGGTGCATGGCATGGCCGACTGTCTGCTGCGCCTGCCCGATGGGCAACCGGTGGTGGTCGATTACAAAAAGAGCAGTTCGGGCACCCGCCGCCAGCGTTTGACCAAGGGCTATGACCTGCAGGTCGATCTCTATCGCCGGATGAACGTGCGCGTTGATGAAAAAAGCAGCGAGGGCGTGGCGCGCATCGCGCAGGTTTTGACCGAGTGGGGGCGGCTGCCCGCGGTGGCCTATCATACGCTTAACGATGGGAATGTGTTGATGAATGGCGCGGATGGCGTGAACAGCGAGCATGTCGAGGCGATTGGCGGCGATATTGCGCAACATGCGCTGCTGCTGCTCAAGGCGCGGTTCGAGGCGCTGCGCTCCGGGCGGATCGACACCAACACCACCGCCGATGAAGCCTATTTCCGCAAGGAGGCGGCGCTTGGCACCTATGCCTTGGCCGACAGCCCGCTGGTGGCGGCCTTTATGCGCGAGGATGAGGCCCCTTCGGTCGAGCTGACGGAGGCCAGCCATGACTGA